One Campylobacter sp. MIT 12-8780 DNA window includes the following coding sequences:
- a CDS encoding Rrf2 family transcriptional regulator, producing MLFTRASEYALLALIYICDKDKPQDVETMAFELDISRSFLAKILQGLAKDGLLHSYKGAKGGFTLVKKPEEYTLKEIVDSAEKKQVSVFECSQGVCPTQKGDKCYMLPVLKDLQEKMNEHLNSVSLADIIKKS from the coding sequence ATGCTTTTTACTAGGGCTAGTGAGTATGCTTTACTTGCTTTGATTTATATCTGTGATAAAGATAAACCCCAAGATGTTGAGACTATGGCTTTTGAGCTTGATATTTCAAGAAGCTTTTTGGCTAAGATTTTACAAGGACTTGCAAAAGACGGCTTGCTTCACTCTTATAAGGGCGCAAAGGGCGGTTTTACTTTGGTAAAAAAGCCTGAGGAATACACGCTTAAAGAGATAGTTGATAGCGCAGAGAAAAAACAAGTCAGCGTTTTTGAATGCTCTCAAGGCGTATGCCCTACCCAAAAAGGCGATAAATGCTATATGCTTCCGGTTTTAAAAGACTTGCAAGAGAAGATGAATGAGCATTTAAATTCAGTAAGCCTAGCTGATATCATCAAAAAGTCATAA
- the flhA gene encoding flagellar biosynthesis protein FlhA — MAKRKIIDLVVPYLGPLIAPVVKAKSLTIVGFIVCILAIIIVPLPAPVLDFFLALSIAISVLIILISIYIAKPTDLTTFPTLILIITLFRLALNIATTRMILSEGQNGPAQVSEIIASFGEFVVGGNYVIGIIVFTILVLINFMVVTKGSTRVSEVQARFTLDAMPGKQMAIDADLNAGLIDEQTARTRRQEIISEANFYGAMDGSSKFIKGDAVAGIIITIVNLIGGFLIGYFQHDMPLADCAATYTILTIGDGLVSQIPGLITSTATAIIITRASKDEDNFAEGSLNQLLSEYRTLLIVGFILFIFALVPGLPTLSLGFMALVFLALGYLTKQVKEGKIQVVDTKKVKAEEKAKAAAPVKKSEEEIVKEEEHRIGDILKLEILELELGYGLIRLAESELTERIRSMRRSIAQTLGFLMPKIRIRDNLALKPNEYNFKLKGVVIASAEVYPDKYLAMDSGFITEEVEGIATKEPAFNSDALWIDASLKDEATLNGYIVIDPASVISTHMSELIKAHASELLTRQEVQGLIDKMQKDYPVIVEDCLKVASVGMIQKVLKDLLRYQIPIKDLLTIFEALTDIAEVSKSFDLIIEHVRASLARVITNMYLDEKGVLSIYMLDSASSAKLIESLQFKDGTYHLMINVAQTGALIDALRKEVEQSAKTRVKPFVLCVEPQLRKDIAKLCKDMNINVVVLSFGEIAENTNFETEGVIKVEL; from the coding sequence ATGGCAAAAAGAAAAATCATCGATCTTGTTGTCCCTTACTTAGGACCTTTAATAGCACCTGTTGTCAAAGCAAAGTCTTTGACGATAGTTGGTTTTATCGTTTGTATATTAGCCATTATCATTGTGCCTTTGCCAGCTCCTGTGCTGGATTTTTTTTTGGCGCTTAGCATTGCTATTTCAGTTTTAATCATACTCATTTCTATCTATATAGCAAAGCCCACTGATTTAACGACTTTTCCAACGCTTATCCTTATCATCACACTTTTTCGTTTGGCTTTAAATATCGCCACAACGCGTATGATTTTAAGTGAGGGACAAAATGGGCCAGCCCAAGTAAGTGAGATTATCGCGTCTTTTGGCGAATTCGTGGTTGGGGGAAATTATGTTATCGGTATTATCGTTTTTACTATCTTAGTTTTGATTAATTTTATGGTTGTTACTAAGGGTAGCACGAGAGTTTCTGAGGTGCAAGCGCGTTTTACGCTTGATGCGATGCCCGGAAAGCAAATGGCAATTGATGCGGATTTAAATGCAGGACTCATTGATGAGCAAACCGCAAGAACAAGAAGACAAGAGATCATTTCAGAAGCGAATTTTTACGGAGCTATGGATGGTTCGAGCAAATTCATCAAAGGCGATGCAGTTGCTGGGATCATCATCACTATAGTCAATCTCATAGGTGGCTTTTTAATCGGCTATTTTCAACACGATATGCCTTTGGCTGATTGTGCGGCGACTTATACTATACTTACTATAGGTGATGGGCTAGTCTCTCAAATTCCTGGACTCATCACTTCAACAGCTACAGCTATCATCATCACACGCGCAAGTAAAGATGAAGATAATTTTGCAGAGGGCTCTTTAAATCAGCTCTTAAGCGAATACAGAACGCTTTTGATAGTAGGCTTTATCCTTTTTATCTTTGCTTTGGTGCCGGGTTTGCCAACTTTATCTTTGGGCTTTATGGCTTTGGTATTTTTAGCGCTTGGCTATTTGACAAAGCAAGTCAAAGAAGGAAAAATTCAAGTCGTAGATACGAAAAAAGTTAAAGCTGAAGAGAAAGCAAAAGCTGCTGCTCCTGTGAAAAAAAGCGAGGAAGAGATCGTCAAAGAAGAAGAACACCGCATAGGCGATATACTCAAGCTTGAAATTTTAGAGCTTGAGCTTGGATATGGGCTTATCCGCCTTGCAGAAAGCGAGCTTACTGAACGAATTCGTTCTATGCGTCGCTCAATCGCTCAAACTTTGGGCTTTTTAATGCCAAAAATTCGCATTCGTGATAATCTTGCTTTAAAGCCAAATGAATATAATTTTAAGCTTAAAGGTGTGGTGATTGCTAGTGCTGAAGTGTATCCTGATAAATACTTAGCTATGGATAGTGGCTTTATCACTGAAGAGGTTGAAGGAATTGCGACTAAAGAGCCAGCTTTTAACTCGGATGCGCTTTGGATAGATGCGAGCTTAAAAGATGAAGCAACGCTAAATGGTTACATCGTCATCGATCCAGCAAGCGTGATTTCAACGCATATGAGTGAGCTTATTAAAGCACATGCGAGCGAACTGCTTACGCGTCAAGAAGTGCAAGGACTTATTGATAAAATGCAAAAAGATTATCCTGTCATCGTTGAGGATTGTTTGAAAGTCGCAAGCGTGGGTATGATACAAAAAGTGCTTAAAGACTTGTTGCGTTATCAAATTCCTATCAAAGACTTGCTGACTATTTTCGAGGCTTTAACTGATATTGCTGAGGTAAGCAAAAGCTTTGATCTTATCATCGAGCATGTGCGCGCTTCTTTAGCAAGGGTAATTACAAATATGTATTTAGATGAAAAAGGCGTTTTAAGCATTTATATGCTTGATTCTGCAAGTTCAGCAAAGCTTATAGAAAGCTTGCAGTTTAAAGATGGTACTTATCATTTGATGATTAATGTTGCCCAAACTGGAGCATTAATCGACGCGTTAAGAAAAGAAGTCGAGCAAAGTGCAAAAACAAGAGTTAAGCCTTTTGTGCTTTGTGTTGAGCCTCAACTAAGAAAAGATATAGCTAAGCTTTGTAAGGATATGAATATCAATGTCGTTGTCTTAAGCTTTGGTGAAATTGCTGAAAATACAAATTTTGAAACCGAAGGCGTTATCAAGGTAGAATTATAG